The following are from one region of the Siniperca chuatsi isolate FFG_IHB_CAS linkage group LG21, ASM2008510v1, whole genome shotgun sequence genome:
- the nags gene encoding N-acetylglutamate synthase, mitochondrial, whose translation MAKVNSGSSGCRAMVMAGKYLSSPSPPALSRSSCQRQRRMFGPQYCMMSSDAAGMRGKSATLTQQENLGFISAADRHVLPNRNLIYRDVKAFLNEVGGDPREARYWLTQFQKATSAQSPVFAVMEVDSSVFNNREMVQRLAFGLSFLQRMDMKPVVVMGYEATGPKEPVTGSLCTLGLMERSQQLTEALQQHSATVLPLFSAESFLLLHEAPSGSSAPPYVSVDTSLLQWSLNCGTIPLVCPVGRDGQGCSVMLDPEEVTAAISRALQPHKVMFLNNTGGLHSQERKVLGSVSLPSDLPGLSTAAWLSAAERRRVTTIARLLNQLPIESSAVITSADTLLTELFSHKGSGTLFKNGDPIHQYSSLDGIDVERLLALINKSFDKTLRQDYINSLEGRLHSIYLSEGYSAAAIITMEPVNGGTPYLDKFVVSGSKQGQGTSHILWECIRQDLGKLFWRSRATNRINPWYFKQCDGSFVNGVWTVFWFGLRDIRDSYELVEYAKNLPDSFHESSLAASQQPPTPATGS comes from the exons ATGGCCAAAGTGAACAGCGGTTCCTCCGGTTGTCGGGCCATGGTGATGGCAGGAAAATACCTGTCGAGCCCGTCTCCGCCGGCGCTGTCCCGGAGTTCCTGCCAACGGCAGCGGAGGATGTTTGGTCCACAGTATTGCATGATGAGCTCTGACGCGGCCGGAATGAGAGGAAAAAGCGCGACTTTGACCCAGCAGGAGAACCTGGGGTTTATCTCCGCCGCAGACCGACATGTGCTGCCCAACCGGAATCTGATTTACCGGGACGTGAAAGCTTTTCTCAATGAAGTCGGTGGAGACCCCCGGGAGGCTCGGTACTGGCTGACGCAGTTCCAGAAAGCGACTTCGGCTCAGTCTCCTGTCTTTGCCGTAATGGAG GTGGACAGCTCAGTGTTCAACAACAGGGAAATGGTTCAGAGGCTGGCCTTCGGGCTCTCCTTCCTGCAGCGGATGGATATGAAGCCTGTGGTGGTGATGGGTTATGAGGCAACAGGACCCAAGGAACCGGTGACCGGGTCTCTGTGCACCCTAGGGCTGATGGAGCGGAGCCAGCAGCTGACCGAGGCTCTGCAGCAGCACTCGGCCACCGTCCTGCCACTCTTCTCCGCCGagtccttcctcctcctgcatGAAGCCCCAAGTGGAAGCAG TGCTCCACCCTACGTTTCTGTGGACACTAGCCTCCTCCAGTGGAGTCTGAACTGCGGGACAATCCCATTGGTTTGTCCAGTCGGGAGGGATGGGCAAGGTTGCTCGGTAATGTTGGACCCAGAGGAGGTGACAGCGGCTATTTCCCGAGCCCTGCAACCCCACAAAGTCATGTTCCTGAACAACACAGGAGGCCTCCACAGCCAGGAACGCAAG GTGCTGGGCAGCGTGTCATTGCCTAGTGACCTGCCCGGTCTGTCCACGGCGGCGTGGCTGAGTGCCGCAGAGCGCCGCAGAGTGACCACCATAGCCAGACTGCTCAATCAACTGCCGATTGAGTCCTCTGCGGTGATCACCTCCGCCGACACACTGCTGACCGAGCTGTTCAGCCACAAAG GTTCTGGGACACTCTTTAAAAACGGAGACCCCATACACCA gtACAGCTCTCTGGATGGGATTGATGTAGAGCGTCTGCTGGCTCTCATCAACAAGTCGTTTGATAAAACTCTGAGGCAAGACTACATCAACTCTCTGGAAGGACGACTGCACTCCATCTACCTCTCTGAAGG cTACAGTGCGGCAGCCATCATCACCATGGAGCCGGTGAACGGTGGCACTCCCTACCTTGACAAGTTTGTGGTGAGCGGCAGTAAGCAGGGTCAGGGCACCAGCCACATCCTGTGGGAATGTATCAGACAGGACCTGGGCAAACTGTTCTGGAGATCCAGAGCCACCAACAGGATCAACccctg gtaCTTTAAACAGTGTGATGGCAGCTTTGTTAATGGGGTGTGGACCGTCTTCTGGTTTGGTCTGAGAGACATAAGAGATTCTTACGAGCTAGTGGAGTATGCCAAGAACCTCCCCGACTCTTTCCACGAGTCCTCTCTCGCTGCCTCCCAGCAGCCCCCCACACCTGCCACAGGATCCTGA